The sequence below is a genomic window from Thermorudis peleae.
CAGTGCTGGGGCCACGGCCGGAGTTGCCGATTGAGCCGTGGGAGGGCGGGCTGCGGCTGGCTGGCTGCCTGGCGGCCATCGCCTGCCGTGTGGTGGGCTGGCTGCCCGGAGGCGACCACTGGCTGGTGGTGGGCGAAGTGACCGCGCTGGCGCTGGGTGAGCCGGGGACGCCGCTCCTCTACTACGGCGGGCAATACCGCACGCTCGCGCCCGCCGCGCCGGCCCCCGCGCCCGCGCCCGACCTGCTCGACAGCCTCGGCGCTGCGCTCTACTACGATGAAGGCACGCCGGATCCAGTGCCCTGGGACGAGTAGCGGCGAAAGGGGGGCAGCATGACACCGAACCGCCTGCCGTTTACCATCTTGAAGACCGGACACGTCGAGTTGCGCGTGACCGACCTCGCCCGTGCCCGTGCCTGGTACGTCGACCTGCTCGGCTTTGTCGAGACCGCGCAAGAGGACGGGCGG
It includes:
- a CDS encoding flavin reductase family protein, which translates into the protein MGLTDVARDPATFRRVMGQLATGVTLITAQAGTVQHGMTANAVISVSLEPLLVLISVRREARMVAVLREAGHFVINILARDQEPIARHFAGQPVLGPRPELPIEPWEGGLRLAGCLAAIACRVVGWLPGGDHWLVVGEVTALALGEPGTPLLYYGGQYRTLAPAAPAPAPAPDLLDSLGAALYYDEGTPDPVPWDE